The DNA region CCCGTTGACTTCGGCATTGCCCTAGAATCCCAATATCGTGAGGATCTTGAACTCCCCAAAGCTCGTGTCGTTGTCATCGGCAATACGAGCCTCGCGACAAATAATGGCTTTAGCCAATATGCCAACGGCGATATCCTACTCAATGTCATGAATTGGTTAGATCAAAATCGTGATGTTTCCCTGGCAATTCGACCGAGATCGCCCGAAAATCGTCGTTTACAATTAACAACAGCCCAAGTCAATCTCATTGCGTGGCTAGGCCCAGTCATTTTCCCGCTAGGTGGCCTCATTACCGGTCTGATTCTCTTTAAAAAAAGGCGATAAAGCCACAGAATGTTGACAAAATGACCTTAAGACATCATTAATTTTGCAAAAAGATAGCGTAAATTACAGAAAATGCTATTATCAATTTGCATTCTTTCGTACCCACCCAAAAAAGGAAAGATTTCATCATGGCGCATGCACCTGTATCCCCAGTGGTGCTCGTAATTCTAGATGGCTGGGGCTATCGCAAGGAAACAAATGCGAATGCCATTGCCGCAGCGGAAACTCCGAATGTAAATACTTTTTTCGATGTATATCCCTCCACGCTGATCCACACCTCTGGGAAGCGAGTCGGACTGCCAAATGGGCAAATGGGCAATTCAGAGGTTGGTCACTTGAATCTAGGGGCAGGAAGAGTTGTCCCCCAAGAACTTGTTCGTATTTCTGATGCTATTGAAGACGGATCTTTTCTCCACAACCAAACCCTCGTCAATGTTTGCCAAGCAGTCCGCGACAAGGGAAAAAAGCTTCACCTGATTGGTCTATGTTCTGATGGTGGCGTACATTCCCACATTAAACATCTACTTGGTCTATTAGATCTGGCTAAGGTTAATGGCATTAGTGACGTCTGCATCCATGCAATTACCGATGGTCGCGATACAAATACTACCGAAGGTCTTAATTATTTAACTCAAATTCAAGAGCATATCGACAAATTTGGCGTTGGAGAAATCTCAACAATAAGCGGTCGTTACTTCGCGATGGATCGCGATCGCCGCTGGGATCGGGTAAAGCGCTCCTATGATGTGATGACTGGTATTGGTGAAATTGAGAAACGCTCATTCGCCGAAATTCTACAGTCTCATTACGATGAGGATATTACTGACGAATTTATTCCGCCAGTACGTCTGACAGAAAGTGCAATAGAAGTGGGCGATGGCATCATCTTCTATAACTTCCGTCCTGACCGTGCCCGTCAACTATCCTATGCTTTTGTACAGGATGAGTTCGATGGTTTTGAGCGCGAGAAAATTCAAGACTTAAGCTTTTTAAGCTTTACACAGTATGATGCCAAGCTCGACGTAGCAGTCGCCTTCCCTCCCCAAAATCTCACAAAGATTCTCGGAGAAGTGATCGCAGATAATAACCTGAAGCAATTCCGTACGGCAGAGACAGAAAAATATCCTCACGTGACTTACTTTTTCAATGGTGGTTTAGAAGTCCCATTTGAAGGTGAAGATCGTGAGCTGATTTCGAGTCCTCAAGTGGCAACATATGACCAACAGCCAGAGATGTCTGCCCAAGCGGTAACGGATGCAGCTTGCGCGGCAGTTAAGAAAGGGGTTTATAGTCTAATCGTCATTAACTATGCGAATCCTGACATGGTCGGCCATACCGGAAAATTAGAGGCCGCCAAAAAAGCAATTGAAGTTGTCGACAATTGCCTCGGACACCTCGTCACGACCATCAATCAGGCTGGTGGCACAGCATTAATCACCGCTGATCATGGGAATGCGGAATATATGGCTGATGAAAACGGTAAGTCTTGGACAGCTCACACAACAAATCCTGTGCCTTTTATGCTGATCGAAGGCGAAAAACGGAAGATTGCAGGGCATGGTGGTGACGTTCAATTACGTCCCGATGGCTGTCTTGCGGATGTGGCACCGACAATTCTCGAAATTCTCGGTATCGAGCAACCGCAAGAAATGACGGGTGAATCATTGATTGCCACAGCTCCCTACGCGGTTTCAAGCCGTAGCTAGATCGGTTATCCTAAGAATCTATATTGAGATTCATATTATTTTTAGACGTAATTTTTATGCTTGAAACTGTTTTACAAGTCGTCTGGACGGCGTCGGCGATCGGCCTAATTTTATTAGTTCTCCTCCACAGTCCTAAAGGTGATGGCCTTGGTGGTATCGGTGGTCAAGCGCAAATGTTTACCAGTACAAAAAGTGCAGAGACGGCACTAAATCGTGCAACTTGGGTCTTATTTATTACGTTCATCAGCATTACTGTCGTATTCAGTGCAGGCTGGTTAACGTCTATTGTCGAAACAGCAGCACCAGTTACGGGACAGTAATATTCTAAACTCCCGTAAATAAAAATATGCAACTATTTTGCTATGCTTGGCGACGCTACCGGATTTGGTGGCGTTTTTTCTTGGGGTTATTTCTAAGTGGGGCGATCGCCTTATGCACCAGTTTTATTTATATTGGTCAAACACAATCACAATCTCTACCAGCTTTAGCAACTCATCCTCTACCAGAAACGTTAGTGCAATGGCAACCACAAAATTCTGAGAAAGTACGAGATTATTTTGCAGAGATTAAACCTTCACCACTTGGTCATCTGATTTGGTCAGAATTTCCAATCACCGTTTTTTACTCTAAGCTCGACTCAAATTTATCCTCAAATCAGCAACAGCAACAAACGAAATGGCAGCAAGCGGTGCAAGAGGCGATCGCCGCGTGGTCTGTTTATCTACCAATCGAAGAGATTGAGGATGCCGAAAACGCGGATATTATCATTTGGCGTGAGCCTCCACCAATTCAAATAACAGTCAACCCAGAAACGGGAGAACGAGACTATTCTTTTGGCCGTAACGCAGAAACTCGCTATCGGTTTTATCTCGACGATCAACGGCGAGTCCGCCACCAAATGACTATTTATCTCAGTCCCCACCAACGGGCGATCGCCACTCTGATTACGGCTCGGCATGAGCTTGGCCATGCCCTTGGCATTTGGGGGCATAGCAATAATTCAAAAGATGCTTTGTATGTGAGCCAAACATCGACAGATAATGGCATTAGCGAAGCAGACATTAATACTTTAAAAAGAATTTATCAACAACCCACAAAACTCGGTTGGTCGCTACCTTAATCAGCATCAAACAACATATTTTTTTATTATTTATTCAGACTTCATTCCTCACTATCAGTATTGGATTTCGTGAAGTATTGTGAATGGCTTGGTGACTTTACATGCTCCTGATTCGTATTTTATAGTTATGGATTCGTGATCATTTTGAGGCAAGCAACATGGCGAAGAAAAAGCGTAAGACCACAGGTAAATCTTCATTAACTCTTTCCCTGTCGTCCCAAGCCCGTGAACGCCTTGCAGAGATGTCACAAAAGGCGGGCTATTCCCGCTCTGCTTTCGTTGAAAGTGTTATGTCTGGCAAAGTGGCGATCGCTCCCATCGAGCCAGAAAAAAGCTTGGCATTCACTATTGAGGATGAAGCAGCAGAACCGAAGAAAATGGCGATCGCCTTATTAGAGAATGAGGAAAAGACAGCTCCAGAAGCAGCGCCAGTAATAGATGATTCTTCACTCAAAGAAATCAAAAATCTCCAAGCCAAGATTGAAGAACAAGCAGAACAAATCAAAACATTATCAACATCAAAATCGACATCAAAATCAGCTTTAAAAGAACCTCCCAGTCGTTCAAAAAATGAGTCTAAACCTTCACCAAAAGAAGACTCAAAATCAGCAGCAAAAGACAAAGAGATCGCAGGTTTAAATAAACAATTAGAAACGAGCCAAGGAGAGATACAGACACTCAAACAAGATTTGAATGAGTTGAAAGATTCACTATCAGCCCAACAAGCCGAAAACAAACAATTGCAGGCTGAAGTGAAAGCTAGTAAACCAGCCAAAGCTGACCTATCAAAACAATCAGCAGCAAAAGACAAGGAAATTGCAGGTTTAAATAAACAATTAGCAAGCAGTCAAGGCGAGGTTCAGACACTCAAACAAGACTTGAATGAGGTGAAAGATTCATTGTCAGCTCAAAAAGCGGCAAACAAACAGTTGCAGGCTGAAGTAGAAACCAGTAAGTCAGCGAAAGCAGACATATCACCAAAAGCTCTGAAGGAACTACAGTCAGCCAAGTCAAAACTAGAACAACAGGTATCTAACCTCCAAAATCATTTAGAGGAAAAGAGTGCGGAAATTATTACCGTGCAAGGGGCTGTCGACAAAGCTGAAGCAAAAGCCGCAGATTTCGATGAGGCGATTGCAGCAAAAGATAAGAATTTAGCCGCACTACAACGAGAGTTTGATCAGAAGGAAACTCAAGTCCAAGCGAATCAGAAAAAAAATCAGACTCTGGAGAAACAATTGGAAGAGCAATATGCTCGCGTTTCTAGTTTGGCGAAAGAAGTTACTCAGCAGAAAAAAGCAGTTGAACAATTAGATCAGCTCAAAGCTCAATTAGAAAAAGCTCAAGACCAAGGCGATCGCCTCCAAAAACAATTAGCGGAGGCTCAAGAACAACAAAAACAGACAACCGAACAATCAGAGACTATCGCATCCCAAAAACAGCAGTTAGAGGCGCAATTAAATAATTCGGAGAAAGCAAACACCCTTTTAACCGCTCAATTAAAAACAGCAGCTCAGCAACAAGCATCTCTAGAAAAACAAGTTGCAGAGCTATCTCAAATCAGTACTCAGCTTACTGTCAGCCAAGATTTGGTAAATGAGTTACAGAAACAAATCGACACCTTTGAGTCTTTAGAAGCTCAATGCGCAGATTGGCAAAGCAAGTATGATGCTCAGAAAACCCAACTTTCTACCAGTCAAGATTTTGTGCGCCAATTGCAACAACAAATCACCGCGCTTTCACCGTTAAAAGCTCAATGCGAAGCTTTACAGCGAAAGTATGATGCCCAATGTGCTCAAATGCAGGATTTTGAATTAAAAGCAGCACTTAATAGCTCTGTCGCTAATATCGGTGAACAAATGCTCAACCGTTGGAAACGCTACTAAAGCTTGGCAAAAACATGAATGTTTCAGGGGCGATCGCCTAAAGTGCTTGGAGAAATCTTTGAGCGAGGAGGTCAACCCCTGTAATAGCCGTGCCAACCACAACGCTATCGGCACCGACTGCAAATGCTTTTTTGAGCATCTCCGGAGAACCAATACCACCTTCGCAAATGATAGGTAAATCGAAATTCTGAGCTAGTTTTTCGAGTAACTCGAAGCCTGGTGGCGTAAGATTTTTTGTTTCACCAGTGTAGCCATAGAGAGTTGTGCCGAGGATATCTGCACCAGCTTTCGCAGCTAAAACGGCATTGTCATAGGCATCGAGATCCGCCATTACCAATTTGCCAGTTTGCTTTTGAATGCCTGTAATAATCTCCGCCAAATTTTCCCCACCATAACGGGGGCGGGCGGTAGCATCGATCGCCACAATATCTGCCCCTGCTTCAACAACCGCCACAGCATCTGATAGTTGCGGCGTAATGTAAACATCTGAGCCTGTATACATCCGTTTCCACAGGCCAATAATCGGAATCTCGGGCAAGACTTTGCGGACGGCTTTAATATGAGCAGGGCTGTCAATTCGGACGGCAACGGCGCCTTGATTTACACAAGCTTGGGCGATCGCCGCAATCATTTCCGGTTGATGGAGCGGAGAATCTGCCGGAGCCTGACAAGAGATAATAAGTTTTCCCGCGAACGAATCCAGCATCTCAACCATCTTTACAATTTTCTCCTGCAATAACTGATGACTGTTACTTGTTTACTGTTCGCTGTCCCGAATTGCAAGGGCGATCGCCGTAGGAAAAATCCGATGCTCCTGCGCTTGGATTCTGGCATGGAGGGTTTCAGCAGTGTCATTTGGCGCAATTGGCACCGCCGCTTGCATCACAATTTCACCACTATCAACTTCCAGGCTGGCAAAATGAACTGAACAACCAGTAACTTTCACTTGCGCTGCTAATGCTTGTTCAATCGCTCGAATCCCTTTAAAACTGGGCAAAATACTGGGATGAATATTTAAAATGCGATTTTCGTAACCCTTCAGCAAAACATCCGTCACAATCCGCATCCAGCCTGCCATAATCACCCATTCCACGCCATGCTCTCGGAAACAAGCCAAAATTGCTTCATCTAGGGCTTCCCGCGAGTCAAATTCCCGGTGATTGAGTAACTGTGTTTTTGTACCAAATTTTGCCGCCCGCTCTAAGACTTTTGCCCTGGGCTTGTTGCAAATCAAAACGGGAATGTCTGCATTTAGTTCACCAGCTTCAATCGCGGCGGCGATCGCCCCATAATTACTTCCACTCCCAGAGGCTAAAATGCCCAACTTAGCTCGGCGAGGAAGTGGCACATCAACCAATGAAATATTTGGAGAAATTAAGGCAAAATCTCGATCAACATTACCCATGAAGCGAAGTTAATCCCGTAACTTACAACCACTAAGCATATCGGTTAACCTAATCGCGGAGACAATTGCCTAAAAATTCGCAAAAAAAATCCTCAGCTGAGACTATTTAGCCGAGGATATCAATCAGGGTGCATCTACCAATTATTAGTACCTAGAACACCCCTAACGATCCGGAAGATCCTCACTTATTTTTTCGGTAACATCTTGCCATCATCATCAAAGCGAATAATGTCCTCATCACCCAAAAACTCACCATTCTGAATTTCGATCATCACCAAATCGATGGTTCCAGGGTTTTCGACACGGTGGCGAGTATTCATCGGGACATAGGTCGATTGCTTCGAGGTCAACATCGTTTCTTGGTCATTGCAAATTACCCGAGCTGTCCCCGACACAACGACCCAATGTTCGCTGCGATGGTAGTGCATTTGGGTACTAATATGTTGTCCTGGTTTTACTTCAATCCGGTTAATTCGGTAGCGATCGCCTTCTTCGAGGACAATCACTTTCCCCCAGGGCGGGTTACGGGTTTCAATGGGGGCAGCTTGAGTGTCAGTCTCCGCAGTCATGATTCAGTTCTCGCAATATCTCTTTTTTTGATTGTAAAAGC from [Leptolyngbya] sp. PCC 7376 includes:
- the gpmI gene encoding 2,3-bisphosphoglycerate-independent phosphoglycerate mutase; the encoded protein is MAHAPVSPVVLVILDGWGYRKETNANAIAAAETPNVNTFFDVYPSTLIHTSGKRVGLPNGQMGNSEVGHLNLGAGRVVPQELVRISDAIEDGSFLHNQTLVNVCQAVRDKGKKLHLIGLCSDGGVHSHIKHLLGLLDLAKVNGISDVCIHAITDGRDTNTTEGLNYLTQIQEHIDKFGVGEISTISGRYFAMDRDRRWDRVKRSYDVMTGIGEIEKRSFAEILQSHYDEDITDEFIPPVRLTESAIEVGDGIIFYNFRPDRARQLSYAFVQDEFDGFEREKIQDLSFLSFTQYDAKLDVAVAFPPQNLTKILGEVIADNNLKQFRTAETEKYPHVTYFFNGGLEVPFEGEDRELISSPQVATYDQQPEMSAQAVTDAACAAVKKGVYSLIVINYANPDMVGHTGKLEAAKKAIEVVDNCLGHLVTTINQAGGTALITADHGNAEYMADENGKSWTAHTTNPVPFMLIEGEKRKIAGHGGDVQLRPDGCLADVAPTILEILGIEQPQEMTGESLIATAPYAVSSRS
- the secG gene encoding preprotein translocase subunit SecG, which produces MLETVLQVVWTASAIGLILLVLLHSPKGDGLGGIGGQAQMFTSTKSAETALNRATWVLFITFISITVVFSAGWLTSIVETAAPVTGQ
- a CDS encoding matrixin family metalloprotease encodes the protein MQLFCYAWRRYRIWWRFFLGLFLSGAIALCTSFIYIGQTQSQSLPALATHPLPETLVQWQPQNSEKVRDYFAEIKPSPLGHLIWSEFPITVFYSKLDSNLSSNQQQQQTKWQQAVQEAIAAWSVYLPIEEIEDAENADIIIWREPPPIQITVNPETGERDYSFGRNAETRYRFYLDDQRRVRHQMTIYLSPHQRAIATLITARHELGHALGIWGHSNNSKDALYVSQTSTDNGISEADINTLKRIYQQPTKLGWSLP
- a CDS encoding N-acetylmannosamine-6-phosphate 2-epimerase produces the protein MVEMLDSFAGKLIISCQAPADSPLHQPEMIAAIAQACVNQGAVAVRIDSPAHIKAVRKVLPEIPIIGLWKRMYTGSDVYITPQLSDAVAVVEAGADIVAIDATARPRYGGENLAEIITGIQKQTGKLVMADLDAYDNAVLAAKAGADILGTTLYGYTGETKNLTPPGFELLEKLAQNFDLPIICEGGIGSPEMLKKAFAVGADSVVVGTAITGVDLLAQRFLQAL
- the purN gene encoding phosphoribosylglycinamide formyltransferase — protein: MGNVDRDFALISPNISLVDVPLPRRAKLGILASGSGSNYGAIAAAIEAGELNADIPVLICNKPRAKVLERAAKFGTKTQLLNHREFDSREALDEAILACFREHGVEWVIMAGWMRIVTDVLLKGYENRILNIHPSILPSFKGIRAIEQALAAQVKVTGCSVHFASLEVDSGEIVMQAAVPIAPNDTAETLHARIQAQEHRIFPTAIALAIRDSEQ
- a CDS encoding phosphomannose isomerase type II C-terminal cupin domain translates to MTAETDTQAAPIETRNPPWGKVIVLEEGDRYRINRIEVKPGQHISTQMHYHRSEHWVVVSGTARVICNDQETMLTSKQSTYVPMNTRHRVENPGTIDLVMIEIQNGEFLGDEDIIRFDDDGKMLPKK